One window of the Streptomyces sp. ITFR-21 genome contains the following:
- a CDS encoding DLW-39 family protein, with amino-acid sequence MKKILLVALAAVAGLFVYRQIQADRAEQDLWTEATDTVPAGSGSGTGSGPVAGESV; translated from the coding sequence ATGAAGAAGATTCTTTTGGTCGCACTGGCCGCCGTCGCCGGGCTGTTCGTGTACCGGCAGATCCAGGCGGACCGCGCCGAGCAGGACCTGTGGACGGAAGCCACTGACACGGTTCCGGCGGGCTCCGGCTCCGGTACCGGCTCGGGCCCCGTCGCCGGCGAGAGTGTGTGA